One window from the genome of Rubinisphaera margarita encodes:
- a CDS encoding branched-chain amino acid aminotransferase has translation MTNTLNALYNDEAGFIISAELVLVATICVLGMVVGLSEVAFNVNQELEDVGAAFGSVNQNFAYNGTAGHKGSIAGSTYNDEWDQCDDSCDVTCDVGPTPESY, from the coding sequence ATGACGAACACTCTCAACGCTCTGTACAACGACGAAGCTGGTTTCATCATCTCTGCTGAGCTGGTCCTGGTCGCCACGATCTGTGTCCTCGGCATGGTCGTCGGACTCTCTGAAGTCGCCTTCAACGTCAATCAGGAACTCGAAGACGTCGGAGCCGCCTTTGGCAGCGTGAATCAGAACTTCGCCTACAACGGCACGGCCGGCCACAAGGGCAGCATCGCTGGCAGCACCTACAACGACGAATGGGACCAGTGCGACGACAGCTGCGATGTCACCTGCGACGTTGGACCGACCCCGGAAAGCTACTAA
- a CDS encoding branched-chain amino acid aminotransferase has protein sequence MNLTMALYNDEAGFIVSAELVLVATICVVGLVVGLSEIAWGVNEEMEDVGAAVGSLNQSYAYQGAAGCKGAVAGSHFGDEYDFCDSQWNLACDVDPTPESYKSYGY, from the coding sequence ATGAACCTTACAATGGCCCTGTACAACGATGAAGCTGGCTTCATCGTCTCTGCTGAACTCGTCCTGGTGGCAACCATCTGCGTCGTCGGACTGGTTGTCGGACTTTCCGAGATCGCCTGGGGCGTGAACGAAGAAATGGAAGACGTCGGCGCAGCCGTCGGCAGCCTGAACCAGAGCTACGCCTATCAGGGTGCGGCCGGTTGCAAGGGAGCCGTCGCAGGCAGCCACTTCGGCGACGAGTACGACTTCTGCGACAGCCAGTGGAACCTGGCCTGCGATGTCGACCCGACCCCGGAAAGCTACAAGTCCTACGGCTACTAA